One genomic region from Sparus aurata chromosome 15, fSpaAur1.1, whole genome shotgun sequence encodes:
- the LOC115597179 gene encoding gelsolin-related protein of 125 kDa-like isoform X2 translates to MSPLASLENRDAVAEGSVETTVEIKADTTAQVETNSSDSGVINTSTSVIDEPLIETKIESETVEASTSPLESRTDVHESADSLSHTALIQNIQENEVESTVESSSGSVPVEEGVSVSEKMTLEFITLHGVEVQVGSLKADELLQTKSSLDEQIEKQLQELLVQTEPGAEYKAAAETENSSEEESDILTKALSNWDSLSEDLQELEGESGMLVNDLLLDVTAVLSKTPAVGETRLDSEESLQMEEKGGEEEVMTLESITLSDVTAEVEGLESEVLLETKNALDKEAEVLVKEEQVVVEMTTEDVALLEDATEAELLAVDSISEATDALEAETSVLLEAMFGSEQGPRQPLDTLPVKQQDVVIDTEAEKESGEQEESVLEAMTLESVTLAEVEVSLGSLENESLSETTDYLEKEAEIIAGETRMEVEVEDEVVSEEKAEELKIESLSLPEDDALSDLQTDALMEELLFSVPGHMTRERESPIGQEANVSNAAVSTGSVDDDSVAEPTGEVTASPALEEVQQEQEVEEEGAQTETLGKEYDLDPVQRLFLEKIREYNNIRGINGEPLEAEPDYEKHLSQETAKLQRLYGGGDLSSFPEFTFTEPEMDQDSK, encoded by the exons ATGTCTCCTCTGGCATCACTAGAGAACAGAGATGCTGTAGCTGAAGGTTCAGTAGAAACTACAGTAGAAATTAAGGCCGATACAACAGCTCAAGTAGAAACCAACAGCTCAGACTCAGGAGTGATTAACACCTCAACCAGCGTCATAGACGAACCTTTAATAGAAACTAAAATAGAATCAGAAACAGTAGAAGCCAGCACCTCTCCTCTAGAGAGTAGAACTGATGTTCATGAATCAGCCGACAGCCTCTCACACACTGCCTTAATCCAAAATATACAAGAAAATGAAGTAGAATCCACAGTAGAATCATCCTCAGGAAGTGTCCCGGTGGAGGAGGGAGTGAGCGTGTCTGAGAAAATGACTTTAGAGTTCATAACGCTCCATGGAGTTGAGGTTCAGGTAGGATCTTTAAAGGCTGATGAGCTCCTCCAAACAAAATCTTCTCTCGATgaacaaatagaaaaacaacTCCAGGAGCTGTTAGTCCAGACGGAGCCTGGAGCTGAATACAAAGCTGCAGCTGAAACGGAGAATTCAAGCGAGGAGGAGAGTGACATTTTAACTAAAGCTCTCTCAAACTGGGACTCGCTGTCAGAGGATCTTCAAGAGCTCGAAGGAGAAAGTGGCATGTTAGTGAATGACCTTCTCCTTGATGTTACTGCAGTGCTTTCCAAAACTCCTGCCGTGGGAGAAACACGTCTAGATTCAGAAGAGTCTTtgcagatggaggagaagggaggTGAAGAGGAAGTCATGACGCTTGAATCCATAACTTTATCAGACGTGACGGCTGAAGTTGAAGGTCTTGAGTCTGAAGTTCTGCTAGAAACAAAGAACGCACTTGATAAAGAGGCTGAGGTACTGgtgaaggaggagcaggtggtggttgaaatgacaacagaagacgTTGCTTTACTTGAGGACGCAACAGAAGCTGAACTTTTAGCGGTAGATTCTATCTCTGAAGCCACAGATGCATTAGAAGCTGAGACATCTGTTTTGCTGGAGGCCATGTTCGGGTCTGAGCAAGGACCGAGGCAGCCACTCGACACTTTACCAGTGAAGCAACAGGATGTAGTGATCGATACGGAAGCAGAAAAGGAGTctggagagcaggaggagagcgtGTTGGAGGCCATGACTCTGGAGTCTGTGACTCTGGCTGAAGTCGAGGTTTCCCTGGGATCTCTGGAGAACGAGTCTCTGAGTGAAACCACAGATTATCTGGAGAAAGAAGCTGAAATTATCGCTGGAGAAACGAGGATGGAGGTAGAGGTAGAAGACGAGGTGGTGTCTGAAGAGAAGGCTGAGGAACTGAAGATcgagtctctgtctctgcctgaAGATGATGctctgtctgacctgcagacagatgcactgatggaggagctgcTCTTTTCAGTTCCTGGGCACATGACGAGGGAAAGAGAAAGTCCGATTGGTCAGGAGGCAAATGTTTCGAATG CGGCTGTTTCCACTGGGTCCGTCGACGATGATTCAGTGGCTGAACCGACAGGTGAGGTTACAGCTTCTCCCGCTctggaggaggtgcagcaggaacaggaagtggaggaggaaggagctCAGACTGAAACATTGGGGAAAGAATACG atttagATCCGGTACAAAGACTCTTCCTGGAGAAGATCAGAGAATACAACAACATTAGAGG GATAAACGGAGAACCTTTGGAGGCGGAGCCAGATTACGAAAAACACCTGTCACAGGAAACCGCAAAGCTCCAGAGACTTTATGGAGGAGGAGATCTTAGCAGCTTCCCTGAGTTCACATTTACCG AGCCCGAAATGGACCAGGACTCTAAATGA
- the LOC115597179 gene encoding gelsolin-related protein of 125 kDa-like isoform X1 — translation MSPLASLENRDAVAEGSVETTVEIKADTTAQVETNSSDSGVINTSTSVIDEPLIETKIESETVEASTSPLESRTDVHESADSLSHTALIQNIQENEVESTVESSSGSVPVEEGVSVSEKMTLEFITLHGVEVQVGSLKADELLQTKSSLDEQIEKQLQELLVQTEPGAEYKAAAETENSSEEESDILTKALSNWDSLSEDLQELEGESGMLVNDLLLDVTAVLSKTPAVGETRLDSEESLQMEEKGGEEEVMTLESITLSDVTAEVEGLESEVLLETKNALDKEAEVLVKEEQVVVEMTTEDVALLEDATEAELLAVDSISEATDALEAETSVLLEAMFGSEQGPRQPLDTLPVKQQDVVIDTEAEKESGEQEESVLEAMTLESVTLAEVEVSLGSLENESLSETTDYLEKEAEIIAGETRMEVEVEDEVVSEEKAEELKIESLSLPEDDALSDLQTDALMEELLFSVPGHMTRERESPIGQEANVSNAAVSTGSVDDDSVAEPTGEVTASPALEEVQQEQEVEEEGAQTETLGKEYDLDPVQRLFLEKIREYNNIRGINGEPLEAEPDYEKHLSQETAKLQRLYGGGDLSSFPEFTFTDGRAERGREEEAS, via the exons ATGTCTCCTCTGGCATCACTAGAGAACAGAGATGCTGTAGCTGAAGGTTCAGTAGAAACTACAGTAGAAATTAAGGCCGATACAACAGCTCAAGTAGAAACCAACAGCTCAGACTCAGGAGTGATTAACACCTCAACCAGCGTCATAGACGAACCTTTAATAGAAACTAAAATAGAATCAGAAACAGTAGAAGCCAGCACCTCTCCTCTAGAGAGTAGAACTGATGTTCATGAATCAGCCGACAGCCTCTCACACACTGCCTTAATCCAAAATATACAAGAAAATGAAGTAGAATCCACAGTAGAATCATCCTCAGGAAGTGTCCCGGTGGAGGAGGGAGTGAGCGTGTCTGAGAAAATGACTTTAGAGTTCATAACGCTCCATGGAGTTGAGGTTCAGGTAGGATCTTTAAAGGCTGATGAGCTCCTCCAAACAAAATCTTCTCTCGATgaacaaatagaaaaacaacTCCAGGAGCTGTTAGTCCAGACGGAGCCTGGAGCTGAATACAAAGCTGCAGCTGAAACGGAGAATTCAAGCGAGGAGGAGAGTGACATTTTAACTAAAGCTCTCTCAAACTGGGACTCGCTGTCAGAGGATCTTCAAGAGCTCGAAGGAGAAAGTGGCATGTTAGTGAATGACCTTCTCCTTGATGTTACTGCAGTGCTTTCCAAAACTCCTGCCGTGGGAGAAACACGTCTAGATTCAGAAGAGTCTTtgcagatggaggagaagggaggTGAAGAGGAAGTCATGACGCTTGAATCCATAACTTTATCAGACGTGACGGCTGAAGTTGAAGGTCTTGAGTCTGAAGTTCTGCTAGAAACAAAGAACGCACTTGATAAAGAGGCTGAGGTACTGgtgaaggaggagcaggtggtggttgaaatgacaacagaagacgTTGCTTTACTTGAGGACGCAACAGAAGCTGAACTTTTAGCGGTAGATTCTATCTCTGAAGCCACAGATGCATTAGAAGCTGAGACATCTGTTTTGCTGGAGGCCATGTTCGGGTCTGAGCAAGGACCGAGGCAGCCACTCGACACTTTACCAGTGAAGCAACAGGATGTAGTGATCGATACGGAAGCAGAAAAGGAGTctggagagcaggaggagagcgtGTTGGAGGCCATGACTCTGGAGTCTGTGACTCTGGCTGAAGTCGAGGTTTCCCTGGGATCTCTGGAGAACGAGTCTCTGAGTGAAACCACAGATTATCTGGAGAAAGAAGCTGAAATTATCGCTGGAGAAACGAGGATGGAGGTAGAGGTAGAAGACGAGGTGGTGTCTGAAGAGAAGGCTGAGGAACTGAAGATcgagtctctgtctctgcctgaAGATGATGctctgtctgacctgcagacagatgcactgatggaggagctgcTCTTTTCAGTTCCTGGGCACATGACGAGGGAAAGAGAAAGTCCGATTGGTCAGGAGGCAAATGTTTCGAATG CGGCTGTTTCCACTGGGTCCGTCGACGATGATTCAGTGGCTGAACCGACAGGTGAGGTTACAGCTTCTCCCGCTctggaggaggtgcagcaggaacaggaagtggaggaggaaggagctCAGACTGAAACATTGGGGAAAGAATACG atttagATCCGGTACAAAGACTCTTCCTGGAGAAGATCAGAGAATACAACAACATTAGAGG GATAAACGGAGAACCTTTGGAGGCGGAGCCAGATTACGAAAAACACCTGTCACAGGAAACCGCAAAGCTCCAGAGACTTTATGGAGGAGGAGATCTTAGCAGCTTCCCTGAGTTCACATTTACCG ATggaagagcagagagagggagagaagaagaagcatcATAG
- the LOC115597179 gene encoding gelsolin-related protein of 125 kDa-like isoform X3: protein MSPLASLENRDAVAEGSVETTVEIKADTTAQVETNSSDSGVINTSTSVIDEPLIETKIESETVEASTSPLESRTDVHESADSLSHTALIQNIQENEVESTVESSSGSVPVEEGVSVSEKMTLEFITLHGVEVQVGSLKADELLQTKSSLDEQIEKQLQELLVQTEPGAEYKAAAETENSSEEESDILTKALSNWDSLSEDLQELEGESGMLVNDLLLDVTAVLSKTPAVGETRLDSEESLQMEEKGGEEEVMTLESITLSDVTAEVEGLESEVLLETKNALDKEAEVLVKEEQVVVEMTTEDVALLEDATEAELLAVDSISEATDALEAETSVLLEAMFGSEQGPRQPLDTLPVKQQDVVIDTEAEKESGEQEESVLEAMTLESVTLAEVEVSLGSLENESLSETTDYLEKEAEIIAGETRMEVEVEDEVVSEEKAEELKIESLSLPEDDALSDLQTDALMEELLFSVPGHMTRERESPIGQEANVSNAAVSTGSVDDDSVAEPTGEVTASPALEEVQQEQEVEEEGAQTETLGKEYDLDPVQRLFLEKIREYNNIRGINGEPLEAEPDYEKHLSQETAKLQRLYGGGDLSSFPEFTFTGFRV from the exons ATGTCTCCTCTGGCATCACTAGAGAACAGAGATGCTGTAGCTGAAGGTTCAGTAGAAACTACAGTAGAAATTAAGGCCGATACAACAGCTCAAGTAGAAACCAACAGCTCAGACTCAGGAGTGATTAACACCTCAACCAGCGTCATAGACGAACCTTTAATAGAAACTAAAATAGAATCAGAAACAGTAGAAGCCAGCACCTCTCCTCTAGAGAGTAGAACTGATGTTCATGAATCAGCCGACAGCCTCTCACACACTGCCTTAATCCAAAATATACAAGAAAATGAAGTAGAATCCACAGTAGAATCATCCTCAGGAAGTGTCCCGGTGGAGGAGGGAGTGAGCGTGTCTGAGAAAATGACTTTAGAGTTCATAACGCTCCATGGAGTTGAGGTTCAGGTAGGATCTTTAAAGGCTGATGAGCTCCTCCAAACAAAATCTTCTCTCGATgaacaaatagaaaaacaacTCCAGGAGCTGTTAGTCCAGACGGAGCCTGGAGCTGAATACAAAGCTGCAGCTGAAACGGAGAATTCAAGCGAGGAGGAGAGTGACATTTTAACTAAAGCTCTCTCAAACTGGGACTCGCTGTCAGAGGATCTTCAAGAGCTCGAAGGAGAAAGTGGCATGTTAGTGAATGACCTTCTCCTTGATGTTACTGCAGTGCTTTCCAAAACTCCTGCCGTGGGAGAAACACGTCTAGATTCAGAAGAGTCTTtgcagatggaggagaagggaggTGAAGAGGAAGTCATGACGCTTGAATCCATAACTTTATCAGACGTGACGGCTGAAGTTGAAGGTCTTGAGTCTGAAGTTCTGCTAGAAACAAAGAACGCACTTGATAAAGAGGCTGAGGTACTGgtgaaggaggagcaggtggtggttgaaatgacaacagaagacgTTGCTTTACTTGAGGACGCAACAGAAGCTGAACTTTTAGCGGTAGATTCTATCTCTGAAGCCACAGATGCATTAGAAGCTGAGACATCTGTTTTGCTGGAGGCCATGTTCGGGTCTGAGCAAGGACCGAGGCAGCCACTCGACACTTTACCAGTGAAGCAACAGGATGTAGTGATCGATACGGAAGCAGAAAAGGAGTctggagagcaggaggagagcgtGTTGGAGGCCATGACTCTGGAGTCTGTGACTCTGGCTGAAGTCGAGGTTTCCCTGGGATCTCTGGAGAACGAGTCTCTGAGTGAAACCACAGATTATCTGGAGAAAGAAGCTGAAATTATCGCTGGAGAAACGAGGATGGAGGTAGAGGTAGAAGACGAGGTGGTGTCTGAAGAGAAGGCTGAGGAACTGAAGATcgagtctctgtctctgcctgaAGATGATGctctgtctgacctgcagacagatgcactgatggaggagctgcTCTTTTCAGTTCCTGGGCACATGACGAGGGAAAGAGAAAGTCCGATTGGTCAGGAGGCAAATGTTTCGAATG CGGCTGTTTCCACTGGGTCCGTCGACGATGATTCAGTGGCTGAACCGACAGGTGAGGTTACAGCTTCTCCCGCTctggaggaggtgcagcaggaacaggaagtggaggaggaaggagctCAGACTGAAACATTGGGGAAAGAATACG atttagATCCGGTACAAAGACTCTTCCTGGAGAAGATCAGAGAATACAACAACATTAGAGG GATAAACGGAGAACCTTTGGAGGCGGAGCCAGATTACGAAAAACACCTGTCACAGGAAACCGCAAAGCTCCAGAGACTTTATGGAGGAGGAGATCTTAGCAGCTTCCCTGAGTTCACATTTACCG